Below is a window of Vicinamibacterales bacterium DNA.
GCGCGCTCGGCCTCGGCTACATCCTGCCCGGCATGGTGCTGGCGCGCATGGCGAAGCGCCGCGCCCACCGCATCCGCCTGTCGCTCGCCGACATGCTCGACCTGCTCGTGGTCAGCGTCGAGGCCGGCCTCGGTCTCGATGCGGCGCTGCAGCGCGTCGGCCAGGAGCTGGCGTTCGCCTATCCCGAGCTCGCCGACGAGCTGCGGTTGATCAACCTCGAGCTGCGCGCCGGCAAGCCGCGCGCCGAGGCGCTGCGGAACCTGGCGGATCGCACCGGCGTCGACGACCTCTCGTCGCTCGTCACGATGCTGATCCAGACCGACAAGTTCGGCACCAGCGTGGCGCAGTCGCTGCGCGTCTACTCGGAGACGCTGCGCACCAAGCGCCGGCAGCGCGCCGAGGAAGCGGCGGCCAAGACCGGCGTCAAGATGGTGTTCCCGCTGGTCGTCTGCATCTTCCCGGCGATCTGGGTCATCACCATCGGCCCGGCCGCGATCAAGTTCGTCACCGTGCTGTTCCCGATGGTGGAGAAGGCGCGATGAGGCGGATGGTGGCGCGCAACACCAGCGTCGGCAAGGTGCTGGCGGATCGCGTCGGCGTCGCCGACACGCGTGCGACCCGGGCGGTCGGCCTGCTCTCGCGGAGCGGCCTCGAGCCCGGCGAAGCGCTGTGGATCGTGCCGAGCCGCGGCGTGCACACCTGGGGAATGCGCTTCGCGATCGACGTCCTCGCGCTCGACGAAGCGGGCACGGTGATCGACTGCGTCTCGAACCTGAAGCCGTGGCGCCTGCGTCTGCCGCGCCGCGGCACCGCCGGCGTCCTCGAGCTGCCCGCCGGAACCCTGGCCGCCTCCGGTACCGCGGTCGGCCATCAGGTGCGGCTCGAAATGGCGGAGGCCCGCGCATGACCCCCCTCGCAGCGACCGCGGCGATCGATTCGACCCCGGCGAGTCCCGCGCCGCCGATGCCCCCGGCGCCGCCGGCGTCGATCGGCGACACCGGACTGCACCCCGACACGCTCGCGCAGCTGATGCTGAAGACGCTGATCGCCGGGGAGATGAGCGGCACGCTGCTCGCCGAGAGCATGCGCCTGCCGTACTCGGTGCTCGACGCGATGCTGCAGCACGCGCGCGTCGAGAAGCTCGTCGAGGTGCGCGGCGCCAGCGGCGCCGGCACGGCAGGCTACCGCTACGTGCTCACCGATCTCGGGCGCGAGCGCGCGATGCAGTTCCTCGACATCAACCGCTACGTCGGGCCCGCGCCGGTGTCGCTGGCGGACTACAACGCCTACGTCCGCGCCAGCATGGCGGCGCGCCCGTGGATCGACAAGGACCGCCTGTCGCGCGGGTTCGAGAGCCTGGTGGTGAACCAGGCGATGTACGAGCGGCTCGGGCCGGCGGTCAATTCGGGCAAGTCGCTGTTCCTCTACGGCGCCCCGGGCAACGGCAAGACCGTCGTCGCGGAAGGGATCGGCCGGGCGCTCGGCACCGACATGCACATCCCGCACGCGATCGACGTCGACGGCCAGACGATCACGATGTTCGATCCGGTCAGCCACACCCGGACCGGTGTGCCGTCGGCGGCATCCAGCGTCATCTCCGTCGCCGTCTACGATCGCCGCTGGGAGCAGATCCGGCGGCCGGTGGTGGTGGTCGGCGGCGAGCTCACGCTCGAGATGCTCGACCTGACCTTCAACCCGATTGCGAAGTTCTACGAAGCGCCGATCCAGATGAAGGCGAACTGCGGCGTGTTCGTCGTCGACGACTTCGGCCGCCAGCGCATCCCGCCGCGCGACCTGCTGAACCGCTGGATCGTCCCGCTCGAGAGCCGGGTCGACTACCTGACGCTGCACACCGGGCGCAAGTTCGAGATCCCGTTCAACGTGTTCATCATCTTCGCGACCAACCTGCAGCCCGAGTCGCTGGCCGACGAGGCGTTCCTCCGCCGCATCCCCTACAAGATCCGGGCGCAGAACCCGACGGTCGAGGAATACGGCAAGATCTTCGAGCTGAACTGCCGCAAGCGCGGCCTGCCCTTCGACGCGGTGATGGTCGAGTACCTGCAGCGCGCCTACTACGAGCGCCGCAAGATCCAGATGCGCGCCTGCCACCC
It encodes the following:
- a CDS encoding DUF192 domain-containing protein, with the protein product MRRMVARNTSVGKVLADRVGVADTRATRAVGLLSRSGLEPGEALWIVPSRGVHTWGMRFAIDVLALDEAGTVIDCVSNLKPWRLRLPRRGTAGVLELPAGTLAASGTAVGHQVRLEMAEARA
- a CDS encoding type II secretion system F family protein, producing MSSIIPVLWFAFGTGLVLALAYALAPSRAAAIDRRLEELTMARDEEQRPRFQSLIAMFKRLGERAPKSPKEMGSLRLRLVQAGFRRDEALTIFFGMRVTFALGLFSLFAGGIFARPNITMALGALGLGYILPGMVLARMAKRRAHRIRLSLADMLDLLVVSVEAGLGLDAALQRVGQELAFAYPELADELRLINLELRAGKPRAEALRNLADRTGVDDLSSLVTMLIQTDKFGTSVAQSLRVYSETLRTKRRQRAEEAAAKTGVKMVFPLVVCIFPAIWVITIGPAAIKFVTVLFPMVEKAR